From the genome of Oryza glaberrima chromosome 1, OglaRS2, whole genome shotgun sequence:
AGGAGTTGGGTATCTGGGACATCAAGAATATCCACATTGATAGTAAGGGGTCTAACTAGATGGAGAAGAGAAGCAAGGAGATGTTTTCACTGTTTTCCTTTGTGGTAATATTTCTCTGCTTGATAACCAACGCCATATATTCGGGTAGTAAATTTGTGCATGCAACAGATACTCTCCTTCCAGGCAAATCTCTAAGTGGTAACCAGGTCTTGATCTCAAAAGGCGGTGCCTTCAGGTTGGGTTTCAACTGCCTATCTCCTCCATGTTATTCAGATTCTACCTTTGGTATATGGTACATCAAATCATCAACTTGTAGGTCACTTCTAGTTTGGGCACCTGTTGCAAATTTCTGCATCTTTAACCCATGGTCCTCTTCGTTTATCCTCTCAGAAGATGGGAAGTTAAACCTAATCATTGATGGTTCGCTTAGCTGGTCATCAAATGGTGTGGAGACCTCTGTTTCTGCAGTTGCAATACTTCTTGACGATGGAAATCTCGTAATAAGAGACCAAGTGAATAGTACCATGGTGTTCTGGCAAAGCTTCAATAACCCAATTGGTATTCTGCTACCTGGAGGGTGGCTAGGATTTAATAGGATGACAGGAAAGAACGTCTCCCTTTCTTCCAAATATTCGACCGATGGATATGACGCATATGACACtggaaattttattttggatatAAATGCGAACGAAGGTAGAGGGTTTACCATCAATGCTCCTGACTTCGATTCTGGCAATACATACAAGATAAAATATTCCGGGGCCTTTCCTAGATGGATGGGCGTTCGTGCAGATGGAGGTTCGTTTCTCCTTTTCAATGACGcagatatatatgtacaattaTATCCTGATGGTAATGTTACTGCTGCGAAACTAGGGGATTGTGGATCTGTGCTGTGGTCTGCTCCAGAAAATTGGTGCGACTTTGATTCATACTGTGGTTCAAACAGCTTTTGTATAATACCCAGCAAAGAATCATTCTTTGAATCCCCATGTTATGATTTTTCTGATTTGGGTTATTTGATGAATGTCTCGTTAAACTGTAGATATAATGCTCCCCATAAACAAAATGTTTCTTTTCATCCGATGGTTGGAGTTTACAAATTTCCCCAAAATGAATGGTCAATAGAAGTCAGAAGCATAAGAGAGTGTGAAGCTGCTTGTTACAGTGACTGTTCATGTACTTCTTTCGCTTTCAACAAGACATGCTTATTATGGTACGGGGAGCTGCAGAACACAATAGTGTTTGATTCTAGATCAGAGGGATATCTCATGTACATGCGCGTGGTCGAGCAAAAGCAAGAAAAATCAGAATATAAGGTTGCAATTATTGTTGTAACAGTGATAGGTGGGTTGGTCCTCATACTTATAAGCATGATTCTTTTGTGGAGAGGCAAAAGAAAGCTATTCACAGAAAAACCAGTGAATTCTGATAGCAGACTTATGATCTTCTCAAATTCACAGCTAAAGAATGCAACAAAAGGTTTCTCTGAAAAACTTGGAGAAGGTGGTTTCGGATGTGTTTTCAAGGGGACATTGCCAGGTTTTTCTGTGGTGGCCGTCAAAAAGCTAAAAGACCTTAGACAAGGGGAGAAGCAGTTCCGATCAGAAGTGCAGACTATTGGTATGATTCAACATATCAATCTTGTTCGTTTACTTGGTTTCTGTGCTGAAGGAAGCAAAAGGTTACTGGTATATGAGTACTTGGTTAATGGTTCTTTGAATTCTCATCTGTTTTCAAACTATTCTGCAAAATTAACATGGAACCTCAGGTACTGTATAGCACATGGAATTGCAAAAGGCTTGGCTTATCTGGACGAGGAATGTAGGCATTGCATCATACATTGTTACATGAAGCCAGACAATGTACTTCTTGATGCAGAATTCTGTCCTAAGATTGCAGACTTCGGTATGGCAAAGCTTCTTGGTCGAGATTTCAGCAGGGCACTGACAACAATGCGAGGGACTATAGGATATCTTGCACCAGAGTGGATCTCAGGGTTGCCCATTACACACAAGGCAGATGTTTACAGCTATGGAATGATGCTTCTTGAAATCATATCAGGGCGAAGGAACTCGGAGAAGATCAAGGAAGGGAGGCACACTTACTTTCCTATCTATGCTGCATGTAAGGTGAATGAAGGTGATGTCATGTGCCTGTTGGATAGGAGGTTGGATGGAAATGCTGATGCAGAGCAACTGGAGAAAGCTTGCAGGATTGCATGCTGGTGCATTCAGGATGCTGAGGATCACAGGCCAATGATGGGGCAAGTCGTTCACATGCTGGAGGGTGTTACCGATGTTGAGGTCCCTCCTGTTCCGAGGTCACTTCAGTACTTTGTTGGCATGGAGGATAATAATACTCAATCTGCAGAATGTAACTAATATCTGAAGTTTCTTTAGGAGCATTAAGTTGGGATTTGTATTGGACATTTGGATAGGATCTAATTCTAATAAGATACAAAATTGGAGTACTTGTAGTTCATgcaattttgtatttttctttctctgCAATAAAATGCAAACCTTTCTTTTGTGTGAGTGTGTCCTTCAGGCCTTCAGTTTTCAGCTCATGCTTCGCTGGGCGACTTCTCCGTTCATTTTGCTTGTCTATGTATGAACTTATGGGTCTGGTCCCTTGTGGCATTGCAACATATGCAACGCCTATGGCTGTCAGAGATGTGCTGTGCTCTCTGTATACATTGCTTGTTCATACCTGATAGTGAACATTTGAGTGGCTAACAGCACTAGTGCACTACCAGCATAAGACTTCAACTGAACTAAAGGTAGGTCAATGATCTTAAAATTCTCATTTGGATTGGCCCTTATTTAGATATACGAGGTGAAAAGTTCATCTAAACTTGATTCATGCACAAACACACAAGCCTATCAGTACTGTCACATCTGGTGTGTGTGTGTCCAACTCCAAGGGAGGTGAAGTGCAGCGCCAGTTGATTCGTCCGTGGTTAGTGTTAGGCCAACACGACGGcccaacaatatctatatttCAAGGCCCAGCCCACCATGGCCCGACCATAATCCCACCCTATGTGGCCTCCTTGACCAACCGCGCTGCCGGCTGCCGACGCCGGGGGCCTTGGCCTCCGCGAGCGGCTGCGTCCTCGTCGATCGCCGCCGCGGATGCGGCCGTGCGGGCATTGATGCGCCGGTGACTCGCAGGCAGATCAGGTTAGTCACCATCTCTCCGCCGCCGTTGTTATCGAACGCCAGACGACCAGAGTGTCCCTAACCTGTAGTCGGCTGCGTCGAGGTTGGATGCCCGTCTGGACGAAGCCaagatgttcgacgaaatgGCTCAACAACGAGCGGCATGCCGAACTGCGTATCCCAGGTAACTGTGCCTTCAAACTTAGGGACGAACATCTGTTTCGTTCGCATACTGTGATTATGATGTGCACGATGAGACACCCCTGGTGGGCAATGATAGGTAGGTTGGTTCTTCAGAGTAAGGAGAGATTTCTGATGTGTGCAAGAAACTCTTATTAGTAGGAGTTCCTTCATTTTCTTGGCCGGCTGTTCTAATTGACAACGCATTGCCAACTAATTGTTCTGTTTTGACCAGTCAACGCATAGGTCGTTTGCCCAATGGGCAGGTATTGCGATGGTGATTTGCCACtcgatactccctccgtttataaatagatgacgccattgactttcaAACACatatttgatcactcgtcttactaaaaaaatgcaaatttataagatataaatcatgtttaaaatactttgagtgataaaacaactcacaacaaaataaattataagtacgtaaattttttaaataaaacgagtggtcaaacgtgtgacaaaaaatcaacggtgtcatctatctattaaaaaacggaggtaataCTAGTCACTATTAACTTGTAAAATCATAGCTTGACCGCTttcttttttaaacaaattttctCTTGACAACCCAGTCTACTGGTTGGAAGGGACAGAGTACCTTTATAGGTAGAAAGCGCATCCCCGTATGCCCATATGCCATTAGTTTTAGCGAGAAACTCATTCAAATGAAGAAGCAAAACAAGTGCAAGCCTTTGCTGTTGTCCTCCACggctgatgtgaccatggctaccacggatgcaaccattgctcacatcatggatgaacaagaagatatcgagatcacatcgtccaagtgctggaatccgattcggccacctgctacactgctgacttcaaacggccgccgaatctgcatacgacctccgttttgggtccgtgagtacttgatggaaagctctcggagtcgtctttccaacggatccagcctcactGCCAAATTCCTTCCCAGTCGTGCGCAATTGATggaacaaggtgctgcatcacctgtaatgggcctatgggcttgtaactttatttgggaccccggcccaagtggggcccatgtggggtgcgccccaaccaggtggagcacgaccctagggttcccttaggtcgtcctctcacccctatatatagctaggtaccccttcagggtttcttaggttttgtttagatgaaagtttagccattgctacttcacttgcagcgcgcgtgtcggctagaccgtccgtctgcttgtattcgaaacctcaacttatcgtgtgtattcattcctatttgcaattcagattgcttttatcttgttcttgcttgtttcttcgatttgcttgcaggaataaggttgatctgcaccggcaagatcaacaacccacggagaggtgtatcgatcgctaaggtgcaacacaacgtctcgtacggttgtagtcggatcgtcaacgtttctcccaaatcgtagttatcacaactcaccgaaagatcgggccaacaacagccttgagtgtcgagaggaattcagggttcatcaggtggtatcagagctttcgttgatcggtgagtttttatctacctataaccagaaaatagccatacaaaaaaatttgtatcatttacctagccatattgtgccattgcattgttcttttcagtttttgctttgttgaattttgtctTGCATCGTCACGTCGTATTGCTGGTCTTAGcatctagttcgtttagagtttcgagttctagTCACGTTTTATACCACAGTCGTCGTCACCTCTgtgtctctgttgtcgtcgggacctacgaaaacggaatcgtctTTCCGCCAGGGTtccattttttctagttttcagaacTTTCTGTCGGTCGGTTTTGGTGTTGTGGAGTTGCATCTAGTGTTTTGGTATGTGGTTGCACGCTGTCCCGTGCTCCTGTTGTTCTGCTGATGCgcgtgaggaagaaggaaggcgTGAGGAAGATGGAAGGTAGAGATTAGATTGGTTTGGTTTCTATTTCGGGGCCACGTAGAAAAGGTAATAAGGAATCCTTCTTTCAGACTTTTTCACGAGTCCCACCACCTATGCATGCGGCATTCCTTCCTTGAGTTCGACTCCCTCCACCAAATCACGTACATCACAAGGAACAGAATGCAAAGCTTTTGTCGGTCGGTCTTGGAGTTGCTGAGTTGCATCAAGGGTTTGTCTTCTGTATTTGGCCGTGCTTGTTTCTGTTgcgcgaggaagaggagagaaagaaaagataacAGATCGGTTTTTGGAGGAAGTTTTGCAGATTAGATCAATCAGGTTGGTTAGTTTCCATCTAAGGCCAAACTTTCCACTTGGGCCGAGTCTATTTCCTCCCCCACGCGTGAAGACCGGTTGGCGCCATCTCCTTTTGTCGCCCACTTTctgagtccgactccctccctctcacgtCGGTTTCGCCTGTTCCGAGTTGtgtcaaacaccttggtgaatttttgtttggtgtcagtTTCGAGAtccgtttggaaaaacggaaccagtataaattcagcattccatttttgtataattttaatttttgagtttggacttttacatttgagtccctgtaaattttttgtttacgtttgagtccctgtaaccttacattaaggtccttgagtcagtttttgttaaaaagaataaagaaaaaaaaagtgagaaaaaaaaaggcagaaaggtgcataatcatgaaaaggaggagagagacatgAAAGAGCCACCAATCCCATTGTTCACACTCAGAGTCGAGGCACCTCCATCATCTGAAGAGGGCATCAAAGGTAAGCTTAATGCTGAAATTAACCAAGGTGAGTGTGTTGTTAATGAATTGaatttgtccacttttcatgctatagtagagcaaccattagtggaaccaactgctgagattcctttgtcacaagttgatttgtttgctgttccttgtgataaagaagagttgtgcgaaaatgcttcacttatacccatgccacaactagtgaatgaacatgctattcctACTGTTAATTCTTACtgcgctgattttaagcatgttgttcacattgctaatgaagtagAGGAGCGTGAATTGagatcttctttaaatactttgggctatgttcagtttgatgatttttgtgagctcgataatttgaaggagaaattatttgctaagtctgatttgccatatCCAACCAATGTTATATTTCACatctttggcgaatataatgatcttggaatatattttgtgcatagagtttacatctgcTCGGATTTAGAacttcctgtacatgtggataaaacatacAAGCTAGAgcgaaatgttattgctaaccaaattgtctcgagtttgccttgttttgattggaagaaacatgttgttgtaaatggactatgcaaagagcaccatatggaaaaaccgaggacggttttccgtgaagaaggggaggatgatgtgaccatggctaccacggatgcaaccattgctcacatcatggatgaacaagaagatatcgagatcacatcgtccaagtgctggaatccgattcggccacctgctacactgctgacttcaaacggccgccgaatctgcatacgacctccgttttgggtccgtgagtacttgatggaaagctctcggagtcgtctttccaacggatccagcctcactGCCAAATTCCTTCCCAGTCGTGCGCAATTGATggaacaaggtgctgcatcacctgtaatgggcctatgggcttgtaactttatttgggaccccggcccaagtggggcccatgtggggtgcgccccaaccaggtggagcacgaccctagggttcccttaggtcgtcctctcacccctatatatagctaggtaccccttcagggtttcttaggttttgtttagatgaaagtttagccattgctacttcacttgcagcgcgcgtgtcggctagaccgtccgtctgcttgtattcgaaacctcaacttatcgtgtgtattcattcctatttgcaattcagattgcttttatcttgttcttgcttgtttcttcgatttgcttgcaggaataaggttgatctgcaccggcaagatcaacaacccacggagaggtgtatcgatcgctaaggcgcaacacaacgtctcgtacggttgtagtcggatcgtcaacgtttctcccaaatcgtagttatcacaactcaccgaaagatcgggccaacaacagccttgagtgtcgagaggaattCAGGGTTCATCAACGGCAATACTTCTATCATCCACCATCTTTGTACATCTCGTGTGCCAGTTAGCATATGCAACTAGTGCAACAGATACCctctgtcacgccccgaactagtcccgagcggaactagcccgtgacgctccaaattaacctgttaattgataccagtcccaggaaacagtgctggtataacaggaagacagaatatcacagcaacagaggtctctttattatagagtaggggtacagtcatgttgggctgcggacagatcccgagctcacaactgcattacaaaaggaacgcggaagccaagacttggaccacacatcacaggcgcgacttgggaactaggccgaaaccctaaaactcatcgtagccggcttgctcctgaaggaactcctcgtcagcgggatccgcttcatcttcttcagcaactggggggggaaataatttataaggagcaagggtgagtacgagagtactcagcaagccatgggaaataagtgtttaatgcaggcttcaaagaagggctgttgtttttgcaattgattttatttgaactctttcctgaaacaactaagtgagtgcttctcaaacgacacggatgagaaagtgcgtctcgtccggtcggagtttgtgcaatgtatcagtcttttgaattgatcaagattggcacccggccaatagctttcaaacggccacccgggcctggctggtcccatcagccgcagatttttcaaacatcaaacccatttcacaacagcaaaatttcacaaggcagtagtcaaacaaaactacgctaggaatcacctcacatccgcccatgaccgtgggcacggctgttcggacagtttaataacctctgcagagggggtacactttacccacacgacattactaacccggatcatccagcccgtgcagaacggccacgactagagaccttaaggctttcatgacaaggcatttcgaaagccgacacaggttcaccatatgccaacgagaggggtcctagaccaacaccagattaggtcccagaccatactgtgccaggaagcccaggggtcctccccgacaccaccccggcgaatccacatgtctcttggcattaaggctcccccgattagctaattactcagccaggggtgtcccattccacccatgtggtcgtacttgtcttatgttcggatgaaattccaaggaaacggtccttaaatgcaagagcgggaaaccgtactcccggtacgttccccggtccgcggttttggaaattcatttagttcgcaagcaccgacccaggtgtcgggttttccaagtcttttgtaaaaatccaagttttacccaagaacttactcagattttaagtttgaaggcgaccgtcgatactcgcacagagtgcacgaatatcgaggcgcaactaggtggttacaagggaacatggtataacaattaacagtggaaggatcagatgcaacaagttgggtaggcccaccggtctgccttgcagacggggcaaacagatcaagtgcaatcctatcaatgcataatattttgcaagcaaattaattaagttcaaatataggctcaagatgttcaaaggtggcttgccttgctcgagatctggagcttgatcctcgaaatcctcgcactgcggatcttcgggctccgacactacacgcgaaacggggcaactcaacaaacggcaaaaataaagccctattattgac
Proteins encoded in this window:
- the LOC127761139 gene encoding G-type lectin S-receptor-like serine/threonine-protein kinase At2g19130 isoform X2 is translated as MEKRSKEMFSLFSFVVIFLCLITNAIYSGSKFVHATDTLLPGKSLSGNQVLISKGGAFRLGFNCLSPPCYSDSTFGIWYIKSSTCRSLLVWAPVANFCIFNPWSSSFILSEDGKLNLIIDGSLSWSSNGVETSVSAVAILLDDGNLVIRDQVNSTMVFWQSFNNPIGILLPGGWLGFNRMTGKNVSLSSKYSTDGYDAYDTGNFILDINANEGRGFTINAPDFDSGNTYKIKYSGAFPRWMGVRADGGDCGSVLWSAPENWCDFDSYCGSNSFCIIPSKESFFESPCYDFSDLGYLMNVSLNCRYNAPHKQNVSFHPMVGVYKFPQNEWSIEVRSIRECEAACYSDCSCTSFAFNKTCLLWYGELQNTIVFDSRSEGYLMYMRVVEQKQEKSEYKVAIIVVTVIGGLVLILISMILLWRGKRKLFTEKPVNSDSRLMIFSNSQLKNATKGFSEKLGEGGFGCVFKGTLPGFSVVAVKKLKDLRQGEKQFRSEVQTIGMIQHINLVRLLGFCAEGSKRLLVYEYLVNGSLNSHLFSNYSAKLTWNLRYCIAHGIAKGLAYLDEECRHCIIHCYMKPDNVLLDAEFCPKIADFGMAKLLGRDFSRALTTMRGTIGYLAPEWISGLPITHKADVYSYGMMLLEIISGRRNSEKIKEGRHTYFPIYAACKVNEGDVMCLLDRRLDGNADAEQLEKACRIACWCIQDAEDHRPMMGQVVHMLEGVTDVEVPPVPRSLQYFVGMEDNNTQSAECN
- the LOC127761139 gene encoding G-type lectin S-receptor-like serine/threonine-protein kinase At2g19130 isoform X3 codes for the protein MVFWQSFNNPIGILLPGGWLGFNRMTGKNVSLSSKYSTDGYDAYDTGNFILDINANEGRGFTINAPDFDSGNTYKIKYSGAFPRWMGVRADGGSFLLFNDADIYVQLYPDGNVTAAKLGDCGSVLWSAPENWCDFDSYCGSNSFCIIPSKESFFESPCYDFSDLGYLMNVSLNCRYNAPHKQNVSFHPMVGVYKFPQNEWSIEVRSIRECEAACYSDCSCTSFAFNKTCLLWYGELQNTIVFDSRSEGYLMYMRVVEQKQEKSEYKVAIIVVTVIGGLVLILISMILLWRGKRKLFTEKPVNSDSRLMIFSNSQLKNATKGFSEKLGEGGFGCVFKGTLPGFSVVAVKKLKDLRQGEKQFRSEVQTIGMIQHINLVRLLGFCAEGSKRLLVYEYLVNGSLNSHLFSNYSAKLTWNLRYCIAHGIAKGLAYLDEECRHCIIHCYMKPDNVLLDAEFCPKIADFGMAKLLGRDFSRALTTMRGTIGYLAPEWISGLPITHKADVYSYGMMLLEIISGRRNSEKIKEGRHTYFPIYAACKVNEGDVMCLLDRRLDGNADAEQLEKACRIACWCIQDAEDHRPMMGQVVHMLEGVTDVEVPPVPRSLQYFVGMEDNNTQSAECN
- the LOC127786262 gene encoding uncharacterized protein LOC127786262 translates to MKEPPIPLFTLRVEAPPSSEEGIKGKLNAEINQGECVVNELNLSTFHAIVEQPLVEPTAEIPLSQVDLFAVPCDKEELCENASLIPMPQLVNEHAIPTVNSYCADFKHVVHIANEVEERELRSSLNTLGYVQFDDFCELDNLKEKLFAKSDLPYPTNVIFHIFGEYNDLGIYFVHRVYICSDLELPVHVDKTYKLERNVIANQIVSSLPCFDWKKHVVVNGLCKEHHMEKPRTVFREEGEDDVTMATTDATIAHIMDEQEDIEITSSKCWNPIRPPATLLTSNGRRICIRPPFWVREYLMESSRSRLSNGSSLTAKFLPSRAQLMEQGAASPVMGLWACNFIWDPGPSGAHVGCAPTRWSTTLGFP
- the LOC127761139 gene encoding G-type lectin S-receptor-like serine/threonine-protein kinase At2g19130 isoform X1, which codes for MEKRSKEMFSLFSFVVIFLCLITNAIYSGSKFVHATDTLLPGKSLSGNQVLISKGGAFRLGFNCLSPPCYSDSTFGIWYIKSSTCRSLLVWAPVANFCIFNPWSSSFILSEDGKLNLIIDGSLSWSSNGVETSVSAVAILLDDGNLVIRDQVNSTMVFWQSFNNPIGILLPGGWLGFNRMTGKNVSLSSKYSTDGYDAYDTGNFILDINANEGRGFTINAPDFDSGNTYKIKYSGAFPRWMGVRADGGSFLLFNDADIYVQLYPDGNVTAAKLGDCGSVLWSAPENWCDFDSYCGSNSFCIIPSKESFFESPCYDFSDLGYLMNVSLNCRYNAPHKQNVSFHPMVGVYKFPQNEWSIEVRSIRECEAACYSDCSCTSFAFNKTCLLWYGELQNTIVFDSRSEGYLMYMRVVEQKQEKSEYKVAIIVVTVIGGLVLILISMILLWRGKRKLFTEKPVNSDSRLMIFSNSQLKNATKGFSEKLGEGGFGCVFKGTLPGFSVVAVKKLKDLRQGEKQFRSEVQTIGMIQHINLVRLLGFCAEGSKRLLVYEYLVNGSLNSHLFSNYSAKLTWNLRYCIAHGIAKGLAYLDEECRHCIIHCYMKPDNVLLDAEFCPKIADFGMAKLLGRDFSRALTTMRGTIGYLAPEWISGLPITHKADVYSYGMMLLEIISGRRNSEKIKEGRHTYFPIYAACKVNEGDVMCLLDRRLDGNADAEQLEKACRIACWCIQDAEDHRPMMGQVVHMLEGVTDVEVPPVPRSLQYFVGMEDNNTQSAECN
- the LOC127761139 gene encoding G-type lectin S-receptor-like serine/threonine-protein kinase At2g19130 isoform X4 — encoded protein: MVGVYKFPQNEWSIEVRSIRECEAACYSDCSCTSFAFNKTCLLWYGELQNTIVFDSRSEGYLMYMRVVEQKQEKSEYKVAIIVVTVIGGLVLILISMILLWRGKRKLFTEKPVNSDSRLMIFSNSQLKNATKGFSEKLGEGGFGCVFKGTLPGFSVVAVKKLKDLRQGEKQFRSEVQTIGMIQHINLVRLLGFCAEGSKRLLVYEYLVNGSLNSHLFSNYSAKLTWNLRYCIAHGIAKGLAYLDEECRHCIIHCYMKPDNVLLDAEFCPKIADFGMAKLLGRDFSRALTTMRGTIGYLAPEWISGLPITHKADVYSYGMMLLEIISGRRNSEKIKEGRHTYFPIYAACKVNEGDVMCLLDRRLDGNADAEQLEKACRIACWCIQDAEDHRPMMGQVVHMLEGVTDVEVPPVPRSLQYFVGMEDNNTQSAECN